From one Magnetofaba australis IT-1 genomic stretch:
- a CDS encoding DUF5906 domain-containing protein, with product MSINKLAIRDFVTTLGKESCVFQTFSDKKGAGGGDPLARAVTGNVDNLLPDLSNLDEAGAGIFLQINEGPERGNQHITDVTALFVDTDGAPLEPILDAMPTPHILVQSSPDKYHVYWRVSDCPLDSFKEVQKRLANAFGTDPSVCDLSRVMRVPGSWHRKTDSPFQVEMVEDDLPPYPLAKIEAALKRVERISLPESIQTIFDELRNAQPGDRNNTLNRVAYACGQQSASLDTDPREELRKIAKSIGLDDGEINATIESGFTSGQGSPQRSVPEKGEEDLNDKHAIAMIEGKAVIINEGSDGAISFSSKADFNVATASMKPQPDPHNPNRTISAADAWIKSPFRRFYERVVFDPSEKCPVEHYNLWRGFAVEPSGNHEACQPFLDHIKNVICSGNDVHYNYLISWMADAVQNPGKRPGVAVVLLGGRGTGKGMFAKHFGSLFGGHYRQLVQPRHLTGNFNSHLKDALMVFADEAFWGGNVKEEGPLKALITEDQLMIEPKGVNSFAIQNHIHLIMATNNAWAVPAGIDERRFFCLEVSDSMKQDHEYFGALDEAMMNGGIEALLGFLLEWPLEGVNLRQVPQTDALKFQKDLSMSPLQRFWQQLLADGFLPGEEVGEELPWDDEPVSIATDELRILLKQFCQEHGITRTPSPAEVGKTLNQLCPGMTKTRPRTNNSKRKQHYTLPVLDECRYAFELAMGGAPIDWNAV from the coding sequence ATGAGCATCAATAAGTTAGCAATCCGAGATTTTGTGACTACTCTTGGAAAAGAAAGCTGCGTCTTTCAAACCTTCAGTGACAAAAAGGGCGCTGGTGGAGGAGACCCTCTGGCTAGGGCAGTAACGGGCAACGTGGACAACCTTCTGCCTGACCTGAGCAATCTGGACGAGGCTGGCGCTGGAATTTTCCTGCAAATCAACGAAGGGCCAGAGCGTGGCAATCAGCACATCACTGATGTCACTGCCCTCTTTGTTGATACGGACGGCGCACCACTTGAGCCTATTTTAGACGCCATGCCCACTCCCCATATTCTGGTCCAGAGCAGCCCAGACAAATACCACGTCTACTGGCGGGTGAGTGATTGTCCACTGGACAGCTTCAAGGAAGTGCAGAAACGATTGGCCAATGCATTTGGAACCGACCCGAGCGTGTGTGATTTGTCGCGAGTCATGCGAGTCCCTGGCTCATGGCATCGAAAGACGGACAGCCCGTTTCAAGTAGAGATGGTGGAGGATGACCTGCCCCCCTACCCCCTTGCGAAAATCGAGGCTGCACTCAAGCGGGTTGAGAGAATCTCTTTGCCTGAGAGCATCCAGACGATCTTTGATGAACTCCGCAACGCTCAACCTGGAGATCGCAACAATACGCTCAACCGAGTGGCGTACGCCTGCGGCCAACAATCAGCATCACTGGATACAGATCCCAGGGAGGAGCTGCGAAAGATCGCCAAGTCCATTGGGCTGGATGACGGTGAAATTAACGCCACCATAGAAAGCGGCTTCACTTCTGGTCAGGGCTCTCCTCAGAGGTCCGTTCCGGAGAAAGGGGAAGAGGATCTGAACGATAAGCACGCCATCGCAATGATCGAAGGGAAAGCAGTGATCATCAACGAGGGTTCAGACGGGGCTATATCGTTTAGCAGCAAGGCTGATTTCAATGTCGCCACAGCGAGCATGAAACCTCAACCAGATCCGCACAATCCGAATCGAACGATCTCGGCAGCAGATGCTTGGATTAAGAGCCCGTTCCGTCGTTTCTACGAGCGGGTAGTCTTCGATCCGAGCGAGAAATGTCCAGTGGAGCATTACAATCTCTGGCGAGGATTTGCAGTCGAGCCTTCAGGCAATCATGAGGCTTGCCAACCTTTCCTGGACCACATCAAGAACGTGATTTGCAGCGGAAATGATGTGCATTACAACTATCTGATCTCATGGATGGCTGATGCTGTTCAGAATCCAGGCAAGCGCCCTGGTGTTGCTGTCGTGCTACTAGGAGGACGAGGCACAGGCAAGGGAATGTTCGCCAAGCACTTCGGATCTCTGTTTGGGGGGCACTATCGCCAGCTTGTTCAGCCACGGCACTTAACGGGCAACTTCAACTCGCATCTGAAGGACGCCTTGATGGTGTTTGCAGATGAGGCTTTTTGGGGAGGCAACGTCAAGGAGGAGGGGCCGCTGAAAGCTTTGATCACTGAGGACCAGTTGATGATTGAGCCCAAGGGGGTGAACTCGTTCGCCATCCAGAATCACATACACCTCATCATGGCGACCAACAACGCATGGGCTGTTCCTGCTGGAATTGATGAGCGCCGCTTCTTCTGCTTGGAGGTCTCTGACAGCATGAAGCAAGATCACGAATATTTTGGTGCGCTTGATGAAGCAATGATGAACGGTGGAATTGAGGCTTTGCTAGGATTCCTGCTTGAGTGGCCTCTGGAAGGAGTCAACTTGCGGCAGGTGCCTCAAACGGATGCGCTGAAATTCCAGAAGGATTTATCGATGAGCCCACTTCAGCGGTTCTGGCAACAGCTGCTGGCAGACGGATTTCTTCCGGGCGAAGAGGTTGGCGAAGAATTACCCTGGGATGACGAACCAGTTTCCATTGCTACGGACGAGCTGCGTATCTTGCTGAAGCAGTTTTGCCAGGA
- a CDS encoding IS3 family transposase has translation MEPDIRDSVVDFVAFWSDKSEIDTSRIINWIGVQRGKFYSWRKRYGMVNDHNGRIPRDFWLDDWEREAIVAFFHEHPSEGYRRLTYMMLDAGVVAVSPSSVLRVLRTAGLMRRWSPPPSQKGTGFKQPSEPHKHWHVDISYLNIQGTFYYLCSVLDGCSRFILHWEIRESMKEDEVEVVLLRAQEAYPEAKPRLISDNGPQFVANDFKAFIRESGMTHVRTSPYYPQSNGKLERFHGSLKRECIRPQTPLSLEDAQRVVGKYVEHYNTRRLHSAIDYVTPQDRLEGRHVQILAERDQKLEAARERRRTTHQKQSFQPSQKMAEKANS, from the coding sequence GTGGAGCCGGACATACGGGATTCGGTGGTGGATTTCGTGGCGTTTTGGTCAGACAAGAGCGAAATCGACACGAGCCGAATTATCAACTGGATAGGCGTGCAAAGGGGCAAGTTCTATTCATGGCGCAAGCGCTATGGAATGGTTAACGACCACAATGGCCGTATTCCCCGAGATTTTTGGCTGGACGATTGGGAAAGGGAAGCGATTGTCGCCTTTTTCCATGAACATCCGTCAGAGGGCTATCGGCGCCTGACCTACATGATGCTGGATGCAGGCGTGGTGGCGGTCAGCCCCTCTTCAGTGCTGCGTGTGCTCAGAACTGCCGGGCTGATGCGTCGTTGGAGCCCACCGCCCTCGCAGAAGGGCACAGGGTTCAAACAGCCTTCGGAGCCGCATAAACACTGGCATGTGGACATCTCCTATCTGAATATCCAGGGGACGTTCTACTATCTGTGCAGTGTCCTGGATGGATGTAGCAGGTTTATCCTCCACTGGGAGATTCGTGAGTCGATGAAGGAAGATGAGGTTGAAGTGGTCCTGCTCCGAGCTCAGGAGGCCTATCCGGAAGCTAAGCCGCGGCTGATCTCAGACAATGGGCCGCAGTTCGTTGCCAACGATTTTAAGGCGTTCATCCGGGAATCCGGCATGACGCATGTGAGGACTTCGCCTTACTATCCGCAGAGCAACGGAAAGCTGGAGCGTTTTCACGGTAGTTTGAAGCGTGAGTGCATTCGGCCTCAGACGCCATTATCGCTGGAAGATGCCCAGCGGGTTGTGGGAAAGTACGTCGAGCATTACAACACCCGGCGGCTCCATAGCGCCATCGACTACGTCACCCCACAGGATCGCCTGGAAGGGCGGCATGTGCAGATCCTGGCCGAACGAGATCAAAAGCTTGAGGCGGCCAGAGAACGGCGTCGGACGACGCACCAAAAGCAGTCTTTTCAGCCATCCCAAAAAATGGCTGAAAAGGCGAACAGCTAA
- a CDS encoding transposase codes for MERKKRRFTAEQKVGYVRRHLVEKVVLSDLCDEAGIQPSQYYRWQKALFENGEAALSDKRGQKACDRQIAELEAKLATKNEVMSELLEAHVALKKSLGVS; via the coding sequence ATGGAACGGAAGAAGCGGAGATTTACGGCTGAGCAGAAGGTAGGCTATGTGCGCCGTCACCTGGTCGAGAAGGTGGTTCTCTCGGATCTGTGTGACGAGGCGGGCATTCAGCCCAGCCAGTACTATCGCTGGCAAAAGGCTTTGTTTGAGAACGGCGAAGCGGCCTTGTCTGACAAACGCGGCCAAAAGGCTTGTGACCGACAGATTGCCGAACTAGAAGCGAAGTTGGCAACCAAAAATGAAGTTATGTCCGAGCTTCTTGAGGCGCATGTTGCGCTAAAAAAAAGTCTTGGGGTGAGCTGA
- a CDS encoding tyrosine-type recombinase/integrase translates to MASISKRTGKYRVLIRRKGQPPLSQTFLKRTDAEAWARKIESELERGLFLDISSAKTTPFSQVAERYTQEILPSKKSGSVQAYRLQHFVRYFSNRTLDQITPHLVTRYREARLEVVSKQSVRDELSILRRIFKLAMSEWGITLPKGNPVEQVRLPEPSKGRDRRLEPGELEALIDCLPKRGPVREIVLLAVETAMRREEITKMDWRDIDWKKRTLHIPETKTAIPRTIPLSSTAIEILKHRQEKSPAIAGRIFTIQPGGVSHAFKCFGSVGK, encoded by the coding sequence ATGGCTTCTATCAGCAAACGTACCGGCAAGTATCGAGTTCTGATCCGTCGCAAGGGTCAGCCACCACTCTCCCAAACATTCCTGAAACGCACTGACGCAGAGGCATGGGCTCGAAAGATTGAGTCTGAGCTTGAGCGCGGTCTGTTTTTGGATATCTCCTCAGCGAAGACAACGCCATTCTCACAAGTGGCTGAACGCTACACGCAAGAGATCCTTCCCTCCAAGAAATCCGGCTCTGTTCAGGCTTACCGACTCCAGCATTTTGTACGATACTTTAGCAATCGAACACTGGACCAAATCACGCCACACCTTGTCACACGATACCGAGAAGCTCGGTTAGAAGTCGTCAGCAAGCAGTCTGTGCGGGATGAGCTCAGTATTTTACGACGCATTTTCAAGCTGGCTATGAGTGAATGGGGAATCACGCTGCCCAAGGGAAATCCAGTTGAACAGGTACGATTACCAGAACCCTCCAAAGGACGTGACAGACGACTGGAGCCTGGAGAACTGGAAGCTTTGATTGATTGCCTTCCAAAGCGCGGTCCTGTACGAGAGATCGTTCTCCTTGCAGTGGAGACAGCCATGCGACGTGAGGAGATCACTAAGATGGATTGGCGTGATATCGACTGGAAGAAACGCACGCTGCATATCCCAGAGACGAAGACCGCTATTCCACGCACTATCCCCCTCTCCTCTACAGCCATTGAGATCTTGAAGCACCGCCAGGAGAAGAGCCCAGCCATCGCCGGGAGGATATTCACCATCCAGCCAGGGGGCGTGAGCCATGCGTTCAAGTGTTTCGGTTCAGTTGGAAAATGA
- a CDS encoding YbjN domain-containing protein has product MSRFHDRTPTEPSWLENPISLVEEYCIDQDWQVERPNDNELWGEILGNWGGYRLWVIFHEDTEFLQFNAYLNLKIPTRFTNTVAQTITLINERIWIGHFEIWGEESTPVFRLVMPMRGAELSDEQVDDIFASLYQECERFYPCFQWVIWGGKSPADAIAAAMVDTEGEA; this is encoded by the coding sequence ATGAGCCGATTCCACGACCGTACCCCCACCGAACCCTCCTGGCTGGAGAATCCCATCAGCCTTGTGGAGGAGTATTGCATCGACCAGGATTGGCAGGTGGAGCGCCCCAATGACAACGAACTGTGGGGCGAAATCCTCGGCAACTGGGGCGGCTATCGACTGTGGGTGATCTTCCACGAAGACACCGAGTTTCTGCAGTTCAACGCCTATTTGAACCTGAAGATCCCCACCCGTTTCACCAACACCGTGGCGCAGACCATCACCTTGATCAACGAGCGCATCTGGATCGGGCATTTTGAGATCTGGGGCGAGGAGTCCACGCCGGTGTTTCGCTTGGTGATGCCCATGCGCGGGGCGGAGTTGAGCGACGAGCAGGTGGATGACATCTTCGCCTCCCTGTATCAGGAGTGCGAGCGTTTCTACCCCTGTTTTCAGTGGGTGATCTGGGGCGGCAAGAGCCCGGCGGACGCCATCGCCGCAGCCATGGTGGACACCGAAGGCGAAGCGTAA